The Arvicanthis niloticus isolate mArvNil1 chromosome 21, mArvNil1.pat.X, whole genome shotgun sequence genome includes the window actccaacaaggtcacaccttctaataatgtcactccctgggctgagcatacaTAAACTCTCACAGATACTTTACATCAATTATATCTAATTTCAAAGttaaatttctttctatttttttgaaATCAGAATGATATAAACTGGGCCGGGAATCaaatacattttgttgttgttctttcaagacagggtttctctgtgtagctctggttgacctcgaacttgctatgtagagcaggttggccCTAGattcagagatcctcttgcctctgcctccctcattcTGAGGTTAAAGGCATTCCATAATGCCCAGCTgcaaactggagttatagacagctgcgaactgctgtgtggtgctggggatcgaacctgtaacctctagaaaagcagccggTGCTCTAAACACAGCCATCTCTTGGGCCTCAAAGAAAGTTGAAGCAGCAGAACTTGTGAGGGAGAGAACTTGGACCTGGATCTGAGAATCTAAGACTTTTGAGAGCACTAAAGAGGGGGGAAGTTCGCAGGGTCTCTAAGCACAGCCGACCGACCAACTTCACAGCTGGTTTTGGCTCCAAACTGCGATGGACTTTGGTATTGTGGGGTTTTCCTGGATCACATCTTGAGACTTGTGAAGGCCAGTCATTGGCTATCGTTGTTCATGACCTTTTGCCAGTGGGCTTCCATGTTTGGGGACAGTTTTAGAATTAAGCAAGACAGGTACAGTCAATTTAGTATCTGACCCATTGCATGAGAGCCATTCTTTGAATTTTGTTACACTTATTGCGTGCAGGTGTGCGTGGGAGTGCCATGGCATCATGAAATCCAGGGACAAATTGTAGGCACTTTACCATACGAACCCTGGGGATCAAGCTTGGATCCTCAGGCCTGGTGGGTTGCTGGTTGATTTTGATACCACTAAACTTCATGAGAACAGAACAATACCTTCAGTTACCTTTAGAAGGGAATTAAATTCTATGAACTATATTATTATACTCCCAAATTGAAAAGCATTTTGCACATGTGGGTGATTCCACTATCTTCACAGGTGTAGAATTTTGTGAGCATGCAAAGGTGAGGAGGCATTTGTTCCTGGACCGGTAGGAACCCGGTCAGTCCCTCTCCTGCTGGGTTCTCAGCACCTAGCCCAATGCCTGGCACCGTAAATTCCAGACATTCAACCAGTATTATTAATGGACACTAATCCTACTCCATAGAAACTGTCTTCCTGtaagattatttaaaatatccTCCAAAGAAAGCAAGCAGTAACTCCAGACTAAAATCAAAAATCGGGGGTGGTAGTCTTAATCCCTTCAGTGAGGAAATAGCAGATATTCTTGGAATTTATGTAAAGTGGGATGGATTACTGAGCATAGTCTGAAAAGCATTCCCTCTGGGAAagctttatataaaaatattgtctaAATGGATGACTTCATGTGTGTCTCTCAGAATTGCAATTCTGCCTGTGTTGTCATGTCCCCTGAGTACGTTTGGAAGCTAACCACATCAGGGTGTACCCTTGGCTACACGCCAATGACCTACTTAAAAATGGGCAAATGATGTGTGATTATGAAACCAAAGAAAATTCTAGGATGGGTATGTTTGTAAGCTATGAAAGGGCAGCTTATAAATGCCAATTAAACAGAACCTCTGTAGAAATTCTCAGTTATGAACTTTGTCAGGCTACAGTGCAGTCAGCAATTATAGAATTGATAGgtaccaatcaatcaatcatgtTTGTGTGTCCACTGAGAACATCCTTGACACGGTGTGGTTTACTGGCACACACCTATAGTTCCAACCCCGAggatgcagaagcaggaagatatctgagtttgaggtgagCCAAGCTACAGACTGATAACATTTTTAATATGTCTAAAACCAATACAGCAGGAACTATTTACAGTGGAACTCAGAAAGCAGGATACTGGGCTCAGTGTTGTGTAACTTTCAAGGTAAGCAATGATGTAAAAAACCCACATCTTTACCTTAAAGGTGAAGAAACTTACAGTCAGGGCAGTTTAAAATGTGCTTCAACTTGTGTGTTATCCTTCAGTGCAGAGGCAAGCGCATTGCTACTATACATATCCCTAGCGTCACTCATTTGctcagggtggtcttgaactcactatttagCCAGTCAGGCTGTTGACCTGcgatcttgcctcagcctcctgagtagctgggctGATAGGCCTGCAAGCCAATATCGATGCCTAATTCTCTTGGCTGCTTTCACAGTGGCAGAATTCCTTACAGTTCCTCGAATTTATCATCTAAATCAATGCTAATACGATGGGGTCAACAGAATGTTTGTGGACAGAGACGTTGTACAGGAAGAAATGGAGTGGATGGAAGGGTCACAATGCCTAGGTTTAGAAATCCTTTCTGCTCACACTGCAGATTCCGGGCCAGCGCATCTCAGCAGGAATCTCCCACGTCTCTGAGGGTCCCTTCAGAAATCTAATGTGATAGTTTCTCTACCCAGGGAATGACTAGAGCTAGCTGGATGAGAGACACTGCTCCTGCCCAGGGCCAAGGAAAGTAATTTTAAGAATCCACCCGCCACTAAAACTATCTCTAATAGGAACCCAGCACCCAAGGTAGAAGTtgtaacacaaataaaaaacagttcaaacactaaacatataatataaagtATTGAAAACCCTGCTTTGTTTTCTCAGGTTCCAACATGATTACCTGTCCACTAGGCTTTTTACAGGGACTGATTTTAGATCCGAAGTCTGAACCTCTAGGAAACCATGACTATGGTTGCATATAGCTCTGGATACGTACAACggtggcataaaaaaaaaaaacaaaaaaacaactgatCAAGAACAAGAAGAGTGTATCATTATCTTTATATACAAAAATGAAGGCCCAAAATATGGTTTGTTGAAGTAGCTATCAACAGGATGCCAGCCGATTTCACATTTGCTTTGGTTAACACAGCTTGGGATCACCAGTCGGCCCCTCCTACTAACAGCACAGACGGGATTGcctccaaaacagaacaaaccacttgggaaaaaaattaagtcaaaaattttaacaataaataaaaaaaaaaaaaaatgtaaaggtaGCCTCCTCTCCATCTGACAATCTCGGGCATAACACGTACACTgattttgaaagtaaaattttCTCACAATAGTAATGACAGATGTTAGTACAGCAGGCCATGTAATGAAATTActttaatgcatttaaaaaaaaaaaaaaaaagaaaaccttaagaACTAAACATGAACTTTTAAAGTTGGCACCTTCTACAACTGTACACAGCCTAAAACAATCGTCTACACTTTCTTACAGAACATAATTCAAACTCTTGTTGGCATTTCAATATCCTCCTGAGAAAACAGTCAAAAGGAGCATTTAGTACACCCGATCTGAAACAAAGTTCATAATTCTGATTTATGGCTATGACAAGGCAATCAGCTTCTATTGAAAACTGTAATCAGTGATAGAACATATTTGGAAAACATAAACATTTGGTCTGATGGTCTTTAATGTTGGTTAAAGGGGTCTGATATTTGTTGCCAATGAAAGGTACTTTAATCCACTgcgtaaaaaaagaaagaaggaaaaacaacgCAGCTGTCCATTCTTTTCGAAACACATAAGACCAACACTACTATTTACACGCTTAAAAGATTTCAGATTTATTTAAGTAAGCATCTTCTTCGTGGGAAATCGAGTGCTGCAGAGATGCAGACACCCCGAAAGCTTGACGATCTGTAAACTACAAAAATGTTATTTGAAGAAACATTTCCGCTTCTTGTCCTAATTTTGACCGTAAATACAAAACCAATTTTGAAATCAGTCACAATTTCAAGACCTAGGGAACCTTAGCGTTTTTGTATCTGTGAAAACTTTGTCTTAGACTCTTCTCCTCCTGTCGATACTGGTCcactgcacagacacacacaaacagaatggCCACACTGGACAAAAGGGGAACTCAGTCCCAACGCCACCAGCATCTTGGTGGTCTCGCTCACCCTGAGGTACATGACCTGCAGCATTTGGGGAGGGTACAGGGGCCATTGCAATTGATGAAGGAACACCTCGGCAAAGCAACTATTATTTATCCACAGAAACAGTGAAAAACaatgatatatatagatatatataaaaaTCACAAACCAAATATAAAACTAACACCATTCCATTTTTCCAAATTTGGTTTTGCATTTCTTCAGTGTTCCGGGTCAGCACGTGCCAACGTCGTCTGCATCGATATAAAGTTCTCGTATCCAGTTTTAACAACTGCCATTTGGATCGTAAGTCACATTTACTGGGATGGTTGGGAAATCAATGTATTCAATGACTCTATGCAGTGCACTCACCAGCTTGGCAGGAGTTGAGGGATTAAGAATGAAACAGAAGCCATTCATTTTAAACTAGACAAAGGAGATTTCAAATTAAAACCATAAAGAAGGGTAGGGGACCTTACTGGGAATATGAGTACTAGacatcaccaaaaaaaaaaaaaaaaaaaaaaaaagataaaaaaacccAACTGTTTGGTCAGAACGTAGGAACGTAACTGCCTTGAGAAACTTGTGAATTACCTAACCAGAGTGCGCACTGCCTTAGGTCCAGCCAGCACAACGCTGTAAACTGCCACAAAATCGGTCAAAGGTGTTCACTGACTACAGCCAATGCAACGTCAGCATCCACCTCCCAGGCCAAGTGTTCCTGACTCATCACCTCTAGCTACAGGCAATCGTCTCCAGCTGCTGCTCCGCCTCGGCAGCCATTGCTGCAGCCTGCAACTGTTCTGTCTCGCTCTGGATGGCACTGGGGGTGACCTGTTTCCTCTCACTGTGCATATTGTTCTCATGCCTCTTCAGATCTGAGGCCTTGGCAAAGGCCTTGGTGCAAGAGCCGCACACAAAGGGCTTTTCCCCTCTGTGTCTCCTCTCGTGGTCCTTGAGGTGAGACTTGTGTTTGAAGGCTTTGTCACACATGTGACAGGCGAACGGTCTTTCGTTACTGTGAACCCTCTCGTGCTTCTTCAGGTCTGGGGCACGGATAAACGACTTCCCGCACACCTCACAGCTGTAGGGTTTATACCCCGTGTGGATTTTTAGGTGTTCTTTCAGGTGGGCCTGGGTGGTGAACCCTTTTGTACACATCTCACAGACAAACGGCCTGTCTGCCGTGTGGAGCTTCTCGTGCTTCCTCAACCTGCCTTCATCAGAAAACGTCTTCCCACACGCCTGGCAGGCGATCTGCTCCCGATGGTGACCGTAAAGCAGATACTCAAACTTCATGTCGCTGGCTGCCGTGGTCCAGCCCGGAGTCTGCTCATCTTTTACTTCGCTCATCCCGTCATTAAAGGTTAAGGCTTGAGGGGTCTGAGACCCCAGATCTTTGGACTCGGGAGTCTCCATGGATTCTACTTCCTGGCCGTAGCAGTTCACTTTTCGAACCTCCTCACTCCCCAGCTCCTTCAAAATCGCTTCCTGAACCCTGAGAGTGGTCGTGGGAGACTTGCCGTCCTCCTGACTTGGGGGGGTGCCTTCTACTGTGTCATCAGAAGGGCTGTCATCCTGGTCCCCGATTTCTTCCACATCATCATCCTGAGTGTCAGCAGCGTCTCCTATGGGCGGTTTAATTTGAGGCAATATTTACTCTTTGACTGACCGTTACTTTCATCCGGACTAGACACGTCACGCTTCTGAGAACACAGTTTATCCAAAAACCGGATACCGAGGATTTGACCGGACGACATCATCAAGTTGACATCCTCCTTTTCACGGAAATCTTTGCTGTGTACATGTAGTTCAGCACCTCTTCGAATATGTCGGAGCGCAGGAAGTCTATCTCTATGACGGAGGAACTGTCCACCTCCAGCTTCTTGAAAAGCTTCTTAAAGTACGTGCTGCAGGCGGCGAGGACACACCGGTGGGCTCTGAACTTTACATCCTCAACCACAATGGCGATGTCACAGAATTCGCCTTCCAGGCGCTGTTCGTTCAGCGTTTTCAGAAACAGCGTTTTATGGTCATCGTCATTATATTTTATGGTTTCAGACATACTGATGAAAAACTCCtgcaaaggaaacatttaaaggTGTTTAATGTGCACCTAGTACACCCACGTCATATCGTGACTATTTGGAACCTAAGAATTTAGAAAGTCAGTGTTATGTTAAAGATAGTCCCCAAATGGGTAAAAACGAACAGCCCCAGACAAGGGATTTCCATACTGTAATTCTGAATTACATTCCATTTACTAACAGTTTCCAGGTTATAATGACAATAGCAGCTTTTcacaaaatacacacaggcaTTACTTTCCATGTCTTAGATGGCTCAATTCACTTAATTTCAAATAATCCTATGAAGTAGGTGGTGTCCTCAGTTTCTAAAAGAAGTTAGGAAGCTGCTCAATATCCTACGGGTTTTAAGATCCAGTAATCAAATCTAGGAACTGTTTAAAAACTCATACAGTCAGTGTCAAGACAGATAAACAGCCCAAACCATGTAACTCAGTCGGGCCCATGGCGGCCGCCTATAATTCCGAGACGGTGGTGCCAACGTGACTGGCTGTACTAGCTGAACAGTGAACTCAAGGCTGaattgagagatcctgtctcaatggGCAAGGTGGGCATCAATCAAGGACGGTGCCTGTCCTGTCAGCCTCAGGGTCTTCTCAGAAATGTccactcacatgtacatgcacacatgcatacacataccacaaatgcagaaaaaaaaataaagattcctAAGCCCTAACTGTGGCACCTAACTTCATGTGTGAAGGACTCAAAAGAAGAGACAAACCACCATTGAAGAACTAGAGAGGGCACCACTGCCACAGGGGTCTGTGCTGTCTTCTAGTTTCTACatagcagttgtgagccactcccGGACAAGAGTCACGGTTTAATCTGACCCCAAAGACATCTGGGAAGACAGTGAAGAGTGGCCTCAGGTTCACAGGATGTCAGTCTTCCAGCCATCCGGTTAAAAGTCACAGCAACAGATGTACAAGTTGACTATCCTTTCTCTGTAATGCTTGGAACCAGAAGTGTTTcaagttttagaatttttttctctaggttttgcaatacatgcacatacataatgaAATAAACTGGGTATGGCAGTCCAAGCATAATACAAAACTAGTTTGATACTTTATATATACCcttacacacaccacatgaaggtacttatattattattaaaaaaaaatttttttttctctgtgtagatgctggctatcctggaaaatggaatccgtagaccaggctggccttgaactcagggatcttgCTCTTGCTTGACTCAGTAATAgtcctttttgtttgctttgttttgtttcacaaataatattttaaaacaaaacttcatAGGATAGAATTTTCATTTACGGCTTCTTATTGCCCTTCAAAAAGTTTCAGATTTTGAACATTTTGGATTTAGGTTCAACTATACTTGGTAAGCGTAGGAGTATTTTAAAAACCAAGTAATTTCAGAAGCACCATGAAAGGCCTTCCACTGTGTGTTCAACAGTTGATCTAAAATAGcgtgttttatgttttctattttaaaaaacaacactGTCTTACTTTTATTCAACAAAGTGTAAGTCTGaggaaaacagtttttttttcgtgtgtgtgtgtgtgtgtgtgtatgtacacaattCGGATCAGGGACTTACTTAACCAAGTAAGTATATTACCCCTTAGTGATAAC containing:
- the Zbtb14 gene encoding LOW QUALITY PROTEIN: zinc finger and BTB domain-containing protein 14 (The sequence of the model RefSeq protein was modified relative to this genomic sequence to represent the inferred CDS: inserted 2 bases in 2 codons); this translates as MEFFISMSETIKYNDDDHKTLFLKTLNEQRLEGEFCDIAIVVEDVKFRAHRCVLAACSTYFKKLFKKLEVDSSSVIEIDFLRSDIFEEVLNYMYTAKISVXKEDVNLMMSSGQILGIRFLDKLCSQKRDVSSPDESNGQSKSKYCLKLNRPXGDAADTQDDDVEEIGDQDDSPSDDTVEGTPPSQEDGKSPTTTLRVQEAILKELGSEEVRKVNCYGQEVESMETPESKDLGSQTPQALTFNDGMSEVKDEQTPGWTTAASDMKFEYLLYGHHREQIACQACGKTFSDEGRLRKHEKLHTADRPFVCEMCTKGFTTQAHLKEHLKIHTGYKPYSCEVCGKSFIRAPDLKKHERVHSNERPFACHMCDKAFKHKSHLKDHERRHRGEKPFVCGSCTKAFAKASDLKRHENNMHSERKQVTPSAIQSETEQLQAAAMAAEAEQQLETIACS